From Arvicanthis niloticus isolate mArvNil1 chromosome 22, mArvNil1.pat.X, whole genome shotgun sequence, the proteins below share one genomic window:
- the LOC143436449 gene encoding olfactory receptor 6C74-like — protein sequence MKNHTRVTIFILAGLTDDPQWKVVLFIFLLLTYLLSITGNLTIITLTLVDSHLKTPMYFFLRNFSFLEISYTTTCIPKLIVTMATGDKTISYDSCATQVFFAFLLGASEFYLLAAMSYDRYVAICKPLHYMTIMNNKVCAQLVLSCWLAGFFVIFPPLVLGLDLDFCASNIIDHFYCDTTPLLQISCTDTQLLEMMGFVSALVTLLLTLVMVIISYTYIAMTILKIPSTSQRKRAFSTCSSHMIVISLSYGSCIFMYVKPSFKQRVSISKGISVLNTSVAPLLNPFIYTLRNQQVKKAFINTIHRIVSFSKK from the coding sequence ATGAAGAACCATACAAGAGTGACAATTTTCATCCTAGCAGGTTTGACTGATGACCCACAGTGGAAAGTAGTGTtattcatctttctgcttcttaccTATCTGCTCAGCATCACTGGCAATCTGACCATCATCACACTCACACTGGTGGATAGTCACCTGAAGACACCCATGTATTTTTTCCTTCGGAATTTTTCCTTCTTAGAGATTTCCTACACTACTACATGCATCCCCAAATTGATTGTTACTATGGCAACAGGAGACAAAACCATTTCTTATGACAGTTGTGCCACTCAGGTGTTTTTTGCTTTCCTTCTTGGAGCATCAGAATTTTACCTGCTGGCAGCCATGTCCTATGACAGATATGTAGCCATCTGCAAGCCCCTGCACTATATGACCATCATGAACAATAAAGTCTGTGCACAGCTGGTCCTCAGTTGTTGGCTTGCTGGTTTTTTTGTCATCTTTCCACCACTCGTGTTAGGTTTAGATCTTGATTTTTGTGCTTCCAACATTATTGATCATTTCTACTGTGATACCACTCCACTCCTTCAGATTTCTTGTACAGACACACAGCTCCTGGAGATGATGGGATTTGTCTCAGCTTTGGTGACACTCTTACTTACATTGGTAATGGTGATTATATCTTACACCTACATTGCTATGACAATTCTAAAAATCCCTTCAACCAGCCAAAGGAAAAGGGCTTTCTCTACATGTTCTTCTCACATGATTGTAATATCCCTCTCATATGGCAGCTGCATCTTCATGTATGTTAAACCTTCATTCAAGCAGAGAGTATCTATTTCCAAGGGAATTTCTGTGCTCAATACCTCAGTGGCTCCACTTCTGAATCCTTTTATCTATACCTTGAGGAATCAGCAAGTGAAAAAGGCATTCATTAATACAATCCACAGGATTGTatctttctcaaagaaataa